The window CTTTTTGTAAATACCGTGTATGTTCACATCTGTAGAAATGATGATCAACATTAGATTAACATGTGGCTTGATTTCCAGtatgagaaagaaaatgtTGTTGAAACCAAATTTAAAGAACTCGAGGTCGAAGTTGCTAATACAAAGACGCCTGGGAAATCATTATGTACTCTGAAGAACAACACTGATCTCTTAGCCTGCAAAGCTGAATACTACCACCAGTGTGGTGAATACCAAAAATGTTTTGAACTAACGTCTATGTGGGTTTGTCTATACTTCTCTTCGATAATTATTTCCAATTGGTTACTGACATGCATTTAATTCAGATTGCTTGAAAAGGACCCTTTTCACCTGAAGTGCACCCTAGTGCATTTAGCAGCAGCGATGGAGCTTGGGCATTCTAATGAACTCTATCTGATGTCGTGCAATTTAGTCAAGGACTATCCTCAAAAGTGAGAACTTTACACTCTTTTACACCACTTATGAAAAAACCATCATCTACCTGGAAAGgaatttttttacttgttttacttttattttatatgcacTGTGTGCTCCTGAGTCCTGAAAGTACCCTGACAAGTTCTTTGTGCCAACAATGTAGCAATCGAATATCAATAGATAGGTTAAACATAATTTTCAGTgttattatgattttgatcaaCAGGTTCAGTTTTTATGATCTAAAACTCCTGGGTAGCTTCCTAGTGGCTTTGATGTTTAAATATTGCAAAAAATGTTTCCTCTAAAAGAAACTGAGATGATAATTGAAGGAAACATTGTTCTCTAGAAATGCACCCTAAGGCCACTTTTCAGTAGTCTTTTGAGTTTAAAGCTTTCAGACATGGTCCATTATAAGCAAACATCAGCACAAAAAGTATTGTCTAAAACTGTGAACTTTTAGTGACCTTTAGGCTTTAATATAGTTAATCCGAATAAATGGGCAAAAATACTGAAAACTTGtatgcatttcttttttattttgtcagtCAAATTTAGCAATAGCATAGACACCATCAGTTCATCCACTAATAttctttattcttaaaatgaTCAGCTTTCTTGTGCTTCCAAATTTCCAGATTTATGTCTCATTGACAGTATTGACTTCATGTGGCATGTTTATTCAGAGCTTTGTCATGGTTTGCTGTGGGTTGCTACTACTACTGCATAAAAAAGTATGACCAGTCACGTCGTTATTTCAGGTATATATCTTGTAAGATTTTCTAGTTTTGAGTTCCCTATCAAACAAGATCACATTATATTGGTTTATTATCTATTTTGCCTGTTTATCTCTGATTCAATTCCTGGTCATCCTCCCCAGCAAGGCAACAAGTTTAGATGGAACATTTGCTCCGGCTTGGATTGGATATGGGAATGCATATGCAGCCCAAGAAGAAGGAGATCAAGCAATGTCAGCTTACCGCACTGCTGCACGTTTATTTCCTGGGTAAGTGTTCAATACTGTCCACCGTCTGTGCATTTGCATTCGTTTCCTTTGACTTCTTATccatatactccttccgtcccaaggaagatgaccccttcctaagctgcacgggattttatgcaaaataattttttgtgttgagtggagagaataaagtaacagAGAGGTAATTAAAGaagagataaaggtgtttctattttcattaattgaccatcttgattgggacaaaccaaaaaggaaagtaggTAATCTCGGTGGTATGGTGGGAGTACATTCTAAAATTggtattatttgtttgaaTTGGCTTGGTTAAATCAGGTGTGAGATATGCATACTCATCACTTTGTCATCTTCTGCTGGGGAGTAGGGACGGTTTTTTGCtgtcaaaatccaaaaaatagtGTCAAATCTGACCTTTCCATAGAATCCAATGTTGTCCTAAGTTACTGCAGATTTTGTTCAAATGATATGAGTTGCAAAATCCTTGATGGTTAATTGGTGGACAGGGAATTACCTTCATGCCCCTAGGTCTTATGCCAGTAGGAGTTCTGAACTTCTGATCTCGGGGACGTCAATAGGAGCTcccaatattaatattttgatctTTGGGATGCTAGTGCTAAACCTCATTTTAGGAATCTGCCTTGATGGCGAGgccttgttttttttttctttacacTTTGCATCACATCATAGTTCAGTTTGCTTAATGAGGCTGCTAgtttctactgattagtatcaTGATTGATTCTTgatgtactatttttttctctttttctttttctccctTTTATATCAGGTGCCACTTGCCTTCACTATACATTGGAATGGAATACATGCGAACCCATAGTTTTAAACTTGCTGAGCAGGTAACTGCCACATGTTTTGGCTTAAGAAATTGGTTGGCTGTAGAGAACTAGATATATAGCTCATTTGTTGCATTAGTAACTAGTGCTATTTGACCAAGTTCATATGTCTTTGCATTCAGTTTTTCATGCAGGCCCAAGCCATATGTCATTCGGATCCACTTGTGAATAATGAGCTTGGAGTTGTGGCTTATCATATGAAGGAGTAAGATATATGCCTCGTGAATATTTACTTGAGAATGATTCCCTTTTAGTATGGTCGTGAACTTCTGGCATATTTCAGGTATAAGAATGCCGTGTGGTGGTTTGAGAAGACACTGGCTAATGTACCATCATCTTTAAGTGAGATGTGGGAGCCAACTTTAGTCAACCTTGCTCATGCATTGAGAAAGTTGAAGTatgtttcttttcttatattaCAATCTATAAATGATGCTTGATTATATCAACTGGCTTCATTGAGTCTTCTTGATACATGACTTTGTGTTCCTTGTACCCTGTGATCGAGAAcctcacattttattgttgttatCAAAGACGTCCTAGTGTTGTTTAGGTATTTATCCACCTGTTCTCCTTTGTGTGCGtctaatattttagaaaaatcacTAAACCCTCTTATCAGCTGTGGGAAGGTAAAAATTTGTTACCAAAATCCGTGCACATTATATGTTGGAAACTGTATATTACAAGTTCAGCGAACTTTTTGCagtctgttttttttttatccatatGCAATATGTCCATATGTTATCCAGCTGAGTCAGTCAAATATCTGatcgaaattttaatatgatgCTCGAGGGAACTCTGCTAGGATAGGATAATGGTCTGCCCTGCTTTGCcatttcatatattcataGTTTTACTTGCTGGATAGCGTTGTATGTCACCCATGAACTAAAGAATGTCatcttgattattttgttataatatgttttggtttcataatttataaatgttaCAACCATCAGGAGGTACAATGAGGCAATTGTGTACTATGAGAAAGCACTCGCATTATCAACAAGAAGTTTAAGTACATACGCTGGGCTTGCATACACCTATCATCTACAGGTCCGCTTCTATAAATCATCTTTTATGCTAAACTCGAGTCCGGGGCTCTGTCTTACAGATCTTCCCTTTTACAGGACAATTTCACAGCAGCAATTACACACTATCACAAGGTATGAAATTCTCTCAGTTCAGAAGCTGATTTACCAAGCTCTTGTATTTACAATCACATTGGCCGCGTTTATTTATGGATGTTGTTATATTGGCAGGCTTTATGGATAAAATCCGACGATCAATTCTGCACGGAGATGCTGACACTGGCCCTTCAAGACGAATGCCAACTTGATACAAACCCTAAAGTTGGGACAGTTAGAAGCCAGTTGTTTACTTGAATGGATTATAAATCTTTGTATTGTTAATTATGTAGTCGTTTCGATATGTAAGCATACACATTCATAGAGAGAATAGCTCGAACTGTAACATAGGGccatatttaatttgtggttatcctctttttttttttgtagcaGTAGTAGTAGTTTATTGGGTGGCTTTGCATTTGTTAGACCTATAAAACAATTTCTATAGCTCATTGTGAAATGGAGTACATAAGTTTAATAGCCAGTTCATATTTGCAAGCAATATGGAAAGTTTGCACAATATAAGTCAATCGTTGCATATTTCACCTTTTAACAGAACACAAATAAATTCATGATTTCATAAACTAAATAGGATTCAACCTCCCAGAACCTTACGTGACAAAACCCTGTTCGCACAAGGTCAAAATAGTCTCTAAGTTTTGatcttttcaaaatcttactTTCTCCGTTCCAATAAACATGAATATTTGGTTTCtagcatgagattttatgcgATGTTGCATTGTGggttaataaaaagaaaaagtaagatgttgtttccattttagaaaatgtttttatttttaatggattattctaaaaagaaaaatgttttatttttagtgagACAGATGcgcgcgcgcacacacacacacagagtgACATTACTATTGTATAATCTCAACCACGCATATGCAATCAGATAGCAAAAAAGATAGTACTGCATATATGCATTAGAATGACAACTAGAATTTGGGTGATAACCATATAAGTCCGTTCCTCATGACAACGATCAAGACTCTGGGGACAATATTATAAGAAATGGTTAGCTTTTTGTATccaataattttgtattatttcttttgttgcATTTCGAGTCCAATTTTGAAAAGCTAACGTTGACTCTTTTCAAATTgccaaaaaattatactaactCAGTTTGTGGATGGTTTTTATTACTATCCTACAAATTAATGGATGATTTTTATTACTAGCCTACATATTAATGGATGGATTTTGGGATACTGCTGAATTGATTAAACAAGATGTTGAAGCAACGGTGGATTCATCGGAATTATTCTTCATAGCGGTGAAATTGGGAAACGTCGAATTCTTGGCGAAGTTGCTCCCAAATAAGCATAATTTACTATACAAGTTAAAAGAGGACGCACATAACATATTTCATGTTGTTGTTTTACATTGCTACGTTGATGTGTTTAACTTTGATCTATGATTTGGGTGGGCCTAAAAATATGATAGCAACACACAAATATGACAACAATATGTTTCACTTGACAGGAAAATTGGCTCGTCAAAATCAGCTCGACAGCCTTCATGGGGCAGAATGGGAGATGCAAAGTGAAGTAGGGTGGTTCAAGGTATAAGTTTTTTGGTTACTTTTTAGTTCAAGGAATAGGCAAGAgagtttcaaaagtttctgTGAATTTCAAAGTTTGAAAGTGTTCTACTTGTATATACTCACTATGTCTCGttcaaaatgaaacatttcatttttgcacgtgttttgagaaaataataataaatagttaaagtgaagaacaaataaattaagagagagaaaaatatagaaaaaataaattaagagagagaacaaTATAGAAAGACTTTCCCTTACGTTATTATATCTTTTATTGACTTGTTCTCCTAAAACAACCATGATGGAGAGGAATGCTTCTAACGTCGTTTTCACATGTGCCAAGACTTATTTCTGCGAACCGCAAATACATTGGTAGCTCATGATGAGTTCTTCCAAATTGAGTTGACGCTATTGTTCCGTAGAGTCTTACAACACTGCAAAAGTGTATGTCTGCAGTCCGACATCTTGCTACTGGGCAATCCTACAATGGTTTTATTGGCCTTGAACTCGAATgcgtgaatttttttttgtagagGCGTTCCCAACAACTTCGGTGCGGAATATCTTTAGAGACCCACGACTTGCATTGCCTATAGTTGCCTCATCTTTACAAAGAATGTCATGGTTTCCCCCGATGCTTGGCCGCATTGACTACATGCATTGGCAATAGAAGAATTGCCATGCGGCATGCATTAACTTCATGAATAGTTGCAGGTGTTGTCCCTTGAATAAGAGATGGGATAAAAAGTGGTGCGTgacccatgaatagtgaaagGAAGGGATGTTTAAGGGATGACTGTTGTGGATAGCCTTAAGCCCGTAAAAATGAGCGGGCCTATGGTGCGTCCTTCCCTGGGACAACTATTATCAAGGTATTGTGTTTTATTGTATTGgtcattgttttttaaaactcatatgTTTTTTGTGATGTGAAATTTTCGTTAGAGTGATCTTCATATATATGGTATTTCTAGCAGAAAAATTAGCTAGCAAGTGCATATTACTTTGCTAGTGAACGAAAAAACCATTAAAATGTCTATCACATAATGTCCGAAGGatgtaaaagaaaaatctgTGGAGGATGTGATCATCCTTTCCAATACCACAATACCAATGGTTGAAATGGAGCCTGTC is drawn from Salvia hispanica cultivar TCC Black 2014 chromosome 6, UniMelb_Shisp_WGS_1.0, whole genome shotgun sequence and contains these coding sequences:
- the LOC125192908 gene encoding anaphase-promoting complex subunit 6; the encoded protein is MREEQIEKLRGVVRDCVSKHLYSSAIFFADKVAAVTADPADIYMQAQALYLGRHYRRAFHLLNASQIVLRDLRFRYLAAKCLEELKEWDQCLLMLGDGNVDEHGNIIDTKECSSMYLDKDGEDREINIISAICFLRGKAYEALENRSQARLWYKAAIKADPLCYEALECLIEGHMLTCEEETNLLATLQFSPKDGWLSSFYSCLVKKYEKENVVETKFKELEVEVANTKTPGKSLCTLKNNTDLLACKAEYYHQCGEYQKCFELTSILLEKDPFHLKCTLVHLAAAMELGHSNELYLMSCNLVKDYPQKALSWFAVGCYYYCIKKYDQSRRYFSKATSLDGTFAPAWIGYGNAYAAQEEGDQAMSAYRTAARLFPGCHLPSLYIGMEYMRTHSFKLAEQFFMQAQAICHSDPLVNNELGVVAYHMKEYKNAVWWFEKTLANVPSSLSEMWEPTLVNLAHALRKLKRYNEAIVYYEKALALSTRSLSTYAGLAYTYHLQDNFTAAITHYHKALWIKSDDQFCTEMLTLALQDECQLDTNPKVGTVRSQLFT